The Megalops cyprinoides isolate fMegCyp1 chromosome 11, fMegCyp1.pri, whole genome shotgun sequence genomic sequence GCCATTCCACCACATGAGCAGATCCTCTTGCATGCTGAGAGGTACTGTAGCTCTGTGTAATAAATGTTAGTTTCACATCCAGTGCCATCAGCCTGGGAACCGGCTGGTTTCTCCAGCACGGGAGTGGGGATTTGCCAAATGCACGATAATTCAAAagtttcctctgttttcatatttctccACTTGGCCCCAGTGTCCCATTCAGCAGAAGCAGCTACATTTCTTGGAAGCTGACAagctctcacactgacactaggaagtattttttttcaagcaggGAATaattaatgcatggaatagcttGTAGAGGAAGCAGAGATCCTTAGAGCTTTCAGATCCAGTCATGACACAGTGCTGGGCTATAGGAAAAATGAGGAGCCGAAGTGGGCTGAGTGTCGTTTTCTCATCAACGTACTTCTTGAGTTACGTTCGTTACGGTCTGGAATGTCAGAAATACAAGGTTGTAGAACTGCAGATCAATGATAATATGAGAGGGCTACCACTATTAGCAGTTAAAAATGTGCTATGTCCATTATGCAGTAGACACAGAATTTTCAAGAtactgtttttgcatttgcatggaAAAAGAGTTACTCTCTTATATATGTGTCATATAGCAGTTGTTCAAATGGATAATGTATATAGTATCAAACCATTTAGATGGACTGATCAATTGTTTTAGCTTTTAGGGCAAAGGCTAAACTCTTTGTGTTGCATAGGTACAGTATGAGGTGTGTAACTGTAAGTACGTGGATGGCGTGCTTGTCCTAGGTTTTACTGCCTGCATAGTATAGCTGAATCCAAATCAACATGCCCAGTTTTATCTTGCTAAAGCAACTGTGCAGTGTTCACTGTTTAATTCGTTTTATGCTAGTAGCCATGCAATAAATTAACTGGCTGTGGATActtatcagtttcattttttaaatgctcaaattcattaatttattcattcatctccAAAAGAtcaatgctgccatttttatCACTGAGTTAATGATAATGGAAAAATTTTGGCCTTTCTGAAAGAATAAAGTTATATGTCATTCTTTGTGGGTTTACTACAGAACTGTGcacaataattacaattaaatagCTGTCATCCTGGAAAACAACTActacactaataataataataataatgataataataataataataataatatagaaaTGAAGTTTTGCTTCGGTAGGCCAAAATGGCTGATTTTAAAAGGGGGCCATTTGTTCAGTTTAGAAACAATCTGTGGACAACTTTTAAACAGGAGTCTCCAAAGAACAAATTAGTGAAAGTGGCATTTCAATATGTTAAACAGTCAAAGAGATGTTGTCATTTAAGCGCTGTGGGTATCATTGATAATAATCAGCAAAATTGCTTAAAAATTCAAAGGCTTAATTGTAACAAGGCGATGTTCCTTAATGCATCAATATGTTCTCCGGAAACGTGTTAGTGTATGTATAATAGACTTCATACTTATAGGTACAATGGTTATCACTTTAGACCCCATTcacatttacactgtaaatTGATTGGGATTCTGTGGTTGTTTTCTTCCAGACAGAGACTATCTGGGAATAACTTTTGAGAGACAGAACGAAAGAAGAAATTAGTGGTAGTCCCATGTTGATATATCAGATAGTCAAggtgttttagtgtttttgaCACACTAAAATGGtggcaaatacaaaacaaatacaaaaacaagaccaaaacatattttgaggCATATTTGAAACCTGCATACACAGAGAATTAAACACATTATGGCAGTCGTACTTTGTGACCTATAGGTACAATTTGTTCATCCCATAGCTCACTATAATCCTGCCAGGTCTAATGAATTTTCAGTGAACTGTGTGGATTTCATAATCCTTTTTCAAAAGCGTTCCTGTACCTTCTGTGCTTGGCCCCACAAAAATATGGTCAGGATAAAAACAGTACGATTCCAGAACCTTCAGTGCTTGGCCCCCTGATAAAGACTTTAGCTGTTAGTTTAGTTTAGAACAAATATCACAAGGAATTAACATAACAGGTGGGGATCATCATTATCATGGTGCGGCTTATTGAATCGCACAGTATGTGAAATGCAGCTAGTCACTGACAGGCATGTTTGTATCTTTTTGTGAATGGTGACTAATTGGCTTTGACAACCCCCTTTGTTACTTCCAGACAAGGTCAGTCTTTTTATCACTTATACATCTAtgcaaattgaaaacaaaagatGTGGATTATTATTTCATCTTTGCCTGAAGTGCCTCTTTGgtattaaaataaagataaatttaaaataaacatttttgatttcatttaaatgtaaaattagcttagagttgttttttttttcttctacagGGAAGATGAAAGTAATTGAGGGACAGTGGGGTGAAATCATGAACCAATGTTAGGACAGGACTGCTTAAGGATAgatttttaaacacacaacTCACTGaagctaaaaaaaacagctccatCAGATCTAATTAATTGAGAGCTCAGCCGGAACAGAATTCAGAATGCACGCTAGCTCCCGAGGCCCACGGCTGAAAAGCCCTGCCTTAAAATGTCAGAATAGTAAACAAAACGGTGAGACTACAGCCAAGCGGCACACGAAAGTTTCATGTATTGTAGAAAACTTTCCCAACCGGCCCTCTCCCTGTATCAGTGCAAAACGGTTTGGCTTCCAGACTCCGTGCGACAGTTTGACAAACTGTGGGGAAGTGTGCCAGGAAGGGGGGATTTTGGCTCACAAACGGTGAGGTTTTGTTTTGCGCGTTTGGCAAGCCTGTTGAAGCCTGCGTTGTACAGAAAAGTTTGGTAGTTGCTTTCTGTAACTGAGAAATGGAGGTACAGCTGACATGCTTTCGTTATTCAACTAGCTGGCTTGGCCTACAGCTTTAAGCTACAGTACGCATTGACATGGTACTGTAGAAGTTTGCATCACTAGTTCCACCATGTTGATATATgttatgtataatataatatgttgTATTATAATTATGTTACACATTGATTTATGCTATATCCTGGTTTGAGTCAGACTTTCATAATTCACAACATTTGTTTAGGTCATTGGAAGGAAAAAACGCAGTGGGGTGGATACATTGATGACACTCATGTGCGTTTAAGTTTGTAATATTGTACAAATaagtacaaaataaacacatcaatTGTAGCATGTTTTTAAGAATAATGTAGTACTTTTGTCTATTGATTCGGAAATGTAGTGACTTACGTGGCTGTCATTTCTAGTGGTACTAAACAACAAGCAATGGTCGATTAGTTATGAAGAAATATAGTTATAATAATATaagttctctctctgtctgtctggcttttTCCCATGAGCATATTTTCTTACGAAAAGGTCATCATTGTCTCCGTTAGCAGAGTTTTCCTGTGAGAACGTGTATGCTTCCTTTCAGGATAAGTATGTGTGCTTTCGCCCTTGTTTCTCGACATTCGCTCTTAATGTGATTGCGTCTGGCTTGACTAGGTCAGAGTGACTGTATTGGGCAGCAGTGGGTCAGTGTGTCTTACCTCAGTGGGTCAGTGTGATTGTATTGAACTGCAGCGAGCGACCATACAACCACATTCTCCTCAGCGAGTGTGCTTCCCCCTTTAGTCACCATGCTCTGTCCCCAGCGACTATTCCCTCTCCCCAAGTGACCATTCCCTCTCTTCCAGCGACTGTTACCTCTCCCCTTGTGACCGTCCCTCTCCCCCAGTGACCGTTCCCTCTCCCTTAGCGACCGTCCTCTCTCCCCCAGTGACTGTGCCATGCTTTCTCGCTCTATGACTGTGCCTTCTTCCCCTACAACTGTGCTTTCTTTCTCCGTGACGGTGCTCTTGTCCCCAGAGACTGTTGTTTCCCTGCTAGCgactgtgcttttttcccccatgacTATGCTGTCTTCCTCTTTGACCGTGCTCTCACCCTCACCGATTGCACTCCTGTCTCCAACGACTGTTCTCCTGTCTCCTGCGACTGTTCTGTCTTCCAGTATGACCACGCTTTCTTCCCTTGTGACTTGGCTGTCTTCTGTCTTCCCCTGTGACCGTGCTGTCTTCCCCTGGGACCGTGCTGTCTTCCCCTGGGACCGTGCTGTCTTCCCTTGTGACTTGGCTGTCTTCCCCTGTGACCGTGCTGTCTTCCCCTGGGACCGTGCTTGTCTTCCTCTATGACCGTGCTCTTTTCCTCAGCGACTGTGCTCCTGTCTCCAGCAACTGTTCTTTCTTCCTCAGCGACCGTGCTCTCTCCCCCAGTGACCATGCCCTCCCACTCAGCGACtgtgaggaggtggagagagtgctgctgaaacagatgaaatatgaatgagaCTCGGTGAAAACACTCTGAAGAGCAGAGCTGTACAGTCTGTCTTCACATCATATTAGAgtcaacagcacacagagaggggaaattaGACCAGAGAATAGACTAGTCTCTAACCCCTGCATGAGTCCAAACATCCTCTCTAATCACTAATCCCCCCCGTGATCCGTAACCCATCCGCGGTTcaccagcccccctccccctcctctaaCCCCCAACCTGTCCACAAAATCCCTCCCCTTCCCAGTCCAGCTGATTGGGAGTCAGCTCTATGGCTTTATTCATGACTAATTACTCTTATTAGAACAGCTGTGCCCTTGAAAGATCACAGTCAAGCTGTCCCTGTGTGAGTTTCAGGGTCTCTACTCCGTAGGTGAGGGGGTGCTCTAAAGCTGAGTGTTCCACAGCTGATTATTCTCAAAGGCCGAGTCGTTTGATTAGCCCTTGGCTTCTGAAAGATAGAATGCCCTTGAGGTGCCAATCAGACAGCTGTCACAGTAGCGGAGGCTCAGCCGAGGATGGGCGCCACGCAGGGGATGAAAGCTGTTGTGAAAAGCACCTGAAGCAGTGGGCAATTCGTCTGCTCGAGAGCCGCGTATCTCAGTCCGCCACGTCCCTCTGTGGGAAGTGTGTACGTGACTGCGCATGGCTGGGTCTCggaggaggcagagtgagaaTTCACGCCGTCAGGAATCTGGAGACTGTGGCAGAACGGTGCGAGGAAGACTCACTGTCCTGCCTACCACTGGCTCAGTCCCAGATGGAGAGGAGCATCAGCCAATCAATAATAGCCTCATGGGCAGCAGAGAGTATGGGGAAGGTTCTGCGCTATGTCTTGTCTTGCTGTGTCAGAAGACATGGACATTACGCCGTGTTTGCCTTGGCAAAACATGTTCTTATTTCAGGAGAatggtaaatattaaaaaatacgTAATAATGCTGTGAAACGTCTAGTCTTGGGAGCAACTGCTGTCTCAATGGCTAGGCATTCTATTACTTTCTTGTCATTCGCTGTGGTCAGGTGGATTGCTGTACTGTGGTGTATTTACAGAGCCAAATAGCACTCAATTGCATGTACCTAAGTGTTCCCctacccccttcctctctctctctctccctctctctcctctctctctctctctctctctctctgcagactggcAGATTGCCACGCTGGCCTTGTTGCTGGGCGGAGCCACCCTCATTCTCATCTCCTTCCTAGTGGGcctggtgtctgtgtgcgttGGGTCCAGGAGACGCTTCTACAGACCTGTCGCTGTGATGCTGTTTGCTGCTGgtaacatacatacacacacttccacgtccacacgcacacacacagttacaggAAAGAGGTCAGGGATCTGTACCCCCCAAAGTGaagttatttatacatttttacctgcagcagtctctgtctctttccctctctctcaaagtCTCTCAAGATCTCTTTTGGAGTGGAATTCAGAATTAGCTTTACTGACATGACAATAAGCAGCGTTTGGTTGCCAAAACACTTCACAACAAAATAGTCTAAAAGAATTACTTTCATCCACTGTACAACCCTCTCTTAGAGGATTGACTATAGAGACCACCTCTTAATTTTGGAGCCATCCCCTTGATTATATCTGCTGAGCAGATGGTGTGGGCCATAGTCTGAAGCCTGCAGGAGGCGGCTGTTTCAACAGAAgaatcaaaacaacacaatactCATATTGTTAATTACATAAATCTGTTATTGAGAGGAAAGGTATACcgttaatataataatatatatatatacagtatatatatatatatatatatatatgaatatgaagaaAATACAACACACGTTGGGAGTTACTGAAATTAAGAATAGATGTGTTTTCCACAGCTAGTGACAGACAGGCTGGGCTGTTCTGGCGTTGTGATTATCACATTCAGTCTTTTTTGTGCAATGGGGAATGATTCCTGAAAATGTCTAGAAATATTTTGCCTTAGATTTGGTACATTTCTCAGTGTAAGAGAAGAcgcatctctgtctctcatgtCACGATGTTCCCACTGCGTACTGTGATGTCTGATGTCCTCTTCATTGACAGGGTCACTGCATATGTACTGTTATACACTGGGGCCTGTCTCACCAGACTGTCTTTCTCATTGTGGCAATGACagttatttctctctctcattgtctcgccctctctttctgtctcctccttctctctcactctcgcactctttcactcttttaGTGGTGCTCCAGGTGTGCAGTCTGGTTCTCTACCCCATCAAGTTCATTGAGACCATCAGTCTGAGAATTTACCATGAGTTTAACTGGGGTTATGGCCTGGCCTGGGGAGCCACCATCTTCTCCTTTGGGGCGGCCCTCCTGTACTGCCTGAATCCCAAGAACTACGAAGACTACTACTGACCCCGTGAGAGGGCCCAGACGAGCAGTGTACCCACAACGCACCCCCATTTCCTTTACACGCAGCTGTCTGTGATAGCAGCCCACACCCTGAGCTTTTCTCTGCAGAACTGACCATCCTAACAAAGACACGGCACCTGCAGAATGGGAGCACCCTTAAGAACGTCAGAGTCCCTTCAGAAATGACCATCCTAGTTTCTAAAGAACTGACCAGCTGAACAACAACATGGTTTCTGCAGAACTGACTATCCTAATAAAGACACTGTCTCTGCATCACTCCCCCTGCTAAGACACATATGTTGTCTGCTGAGCTCATCAACctaacacatacaaatgcacgcgcatgcacacatgcatgcacacaagcacacacatatgatCATTTGGGCTCTGTTTCACTGACCATCCTAACACACAGTGAGTGCAGAACTGACCATCccaacacacaaaagcacactgGCTCTCCAAAACCGACCATCAGAACAATAACAGCACTGTCCCCGGTAGAACTGACCATCCTAACACACAATCTCTGCAGAActgaccattttaaaaatacatggtCTTTGCAGAACAGACCATCCTAACAACAACATGGTCTCTGCTGAACTGATAAACTGACcagcacacgctcactcacagaCTGTGCTGGACTGACCATCCCGGTAAAGACAGAGCCTCTGCAGTACTCCCCATCCTTACAGAGacatgacacacatacacacctgaccaccagacactcacacacacagtgtctgcagAACTGACCATGGTTTTAAAAGCACggaggaagggaagggaatAAAATAGACCTTGTCAAACATGTTTCCCTTACCGATTTCACAGTTTTTCTACAGCTCAACCAGTTGTCATTACTGAAAGGACTGACACTATACTATAGTATGTAAAAACAGGAGCTCAGAGTGGGGCCTTGATATGCTCTTTGTAGATTCTTGGACTAGACTAGAGAGACTGTTTTCCTCTCACACTGTAGatcattctaaaaaaaaaccataagagATGTTTGTGGCAAAGGCTCGTGGGATACTACTactgtttgtgtgagtatgcTGTGACCATGGAAACCTCTTGTGATGAGATTGTCAtgcagcagggcagcaggcTGAATGAAGATC encodes the following:
- the tmem47 gene encoding transmembrane protein 47, translated to MASSASGAEEVRVSVLTPLKLVGLVCIFLALCLDIGAVLSPAWVTADNQYYLSLWDSCWKPAASESWRCSTTLETDWQIATLALLLGGATLILISFLVGLVSVCVGSRRRFYRPVAVMLFAAVVLQVCSLVLYPIKFIETISLRIYHEFNWGYGLAWGATIFSFGAALLYCLNPKNYEDYY